One part of the Alistipes onderdonkii genome encodes these proteins:
- a CDS encoding GLUG motif-containing protein: MRKIFLFTAAMLAIAGCSEDNTHPKVSPVDEPSADAVTILATIDAIPSATGDGEAYAPLWQEGDQIIVGYKGVSYVYETYDAGNGVEFHPVALSLPADARGEVTAYFKAIDGVFAVGADQTGATLPMYAYAADAAPALGSLGLHFKPLASVLSLTIGEEASKTISKITLEPVDPDGVEGHLAVSEAVVDPRTGAVTVGEDAAVSDILTMEIGEMSLVQAQTVNFLIASGTKVDGGLKATISCTDGSVFVKNLFETQEVAFAGNCVGAVTELFFRLRIATYEDMVNFAQECADDNGGAIVDLQADIDMRNVPWTPIENFTGTFNGNGHRIYNINVSADGRYAGFFAYAKGAISDVVFGSKDGTSYDGTSRIELKYSADTDTWCYAGIVAQSNNTLTGVTSFVPVTVTADSRCKSRTGGIVGSLYNGKMSGCRNYGAVSNVATAGVASYVAGIAGIVDGSGDAAGAITLDGCHNHGPVMTSLGLGNAVAGITASVMKTAVNTTISNCTNAGEIRFDNAGASAAHRIGGIVAYIVDSCPTLVIDNCTNKGTVVSNMNGNCFIGGIAGVNYAAAIRDCTNEAEVKFVQANAAGAGYLCIGGIAGQTYSGAKVTGCANRAAVSSDKLQVTRIGGIVGTHNASTIDDCSNSGDITLAYTATANNWEAAGGIVGFYDGTDGTAVTNGCTNSGKVWATVNSSNANIGAGGIAGIIKSGNATNNTNDGAVWMHNAQAGKSSYAGGIVGYDYNTKDKSAVTGNVNNGAVQATVEGTSALLAAGGIIGRNDVGAVSGCRNFGAVACALHAGALVGWNKKSVEDSAAGGSVNGTALTGTNYAELAVGFQDGGSSSGITFGEK; this comes from the coding sequence ATGCGAAAAATTTTTCTTTTCACAGCAGCAATGCTGGCGATCGCAGGCTGTTCGGAGGACAACACGCATCCGAAGGTATCCCCCGTGGACGAACCTTCGGCGGATGCCGTGACGATCCTTGCGACGATCGATGCGATCCCGTCCGCTACCGGGGACGGCGAGGCGTATGCTCCCCTATGGCAGGAAGGCGACCAGATCATCGTCGGCTACAAGGGGGTGTCTTATGTGTACGAAACCTACGACGCCGGCAACGGTGTCGAGTTCCATCCGGTGGCCCTCTCGCTGCCCGCGGACGCACGCGGCGAAGTGACGGCCTATTTCAAGGCCATCGACGGCGTATTTGCGGTCGGTGCCGACCAAACGGGCGCTACCCTGCCGATGTATGCCTATGCGGCCGACGCCGCACCCGCCCTGGGCAGCCTCGGCCTGCACTTCAAGCCACTGGCTTCGGTGCTGTCGCTCACGATCGGCGAGGAGGCTTCGAAGACCATTTCGAAAATCACGCTCGAACCGGTCGACCCCGACGGTGTGGAGGGGCACCTGGCTGTATCGGAGGCCGTGGTCGATCCCCGGACGGGTGCGGTGACCGTCGGCGAGGATGCCGCGGTGTCGGACATCCTTACGATGGAGATCGGCGAAATGTCGCTGGTGCAGGCCCAGACGGTGAATTTCCTGATCGCCAGCGGTACGAAGGTGGACGGCGGGCTGAAGGCGACGATCTCCTGTACGGACGGGAGCGTCTTCGTCAAAAACCTGTTCGAAACGCAGGAAGTGGCCTTTGCGGGGAACTGCGTCGGAGCCGTGACCGAGCTTTTCTTCCGGCTGAGGATCGCCACCTATGAAGACATGGTGAACTTCGCGCAGGAGTGTGCCGACGACAACGGCGGTGCCATCGTCGACCTCCAGGCCGACATCGACATGCGGAATGTCCCGTGGACGCCGATCGAGAATTTCACGGGGACGTTCAACGGCAACGGCCACCGTATCTACAATATCAACGTATCGGCCGACGGGCGTTATGCCGGGTTCTTCGCCTATGCCAAGGGGGCGATCTCGGATGTGGTTTTCGGGTCGAAGGACGGCACCTCCTATGACGGGACGAGCCGCATCGAGCTCAAATACAGCGCCGACACCGATACGTGGTGTTATGCGGGCATCGTCGCACAATCGAACAATACGCTCACCGGCGTGACCAGCTTCGTACCCGTGACCGTCACGGCGGATTCCCGATGCAAGTCGCGCACGGGCGGCATCGTCGGCAGCCTGTATAACGGGAAGATGAGCGGCTGCAGGAACTACGGCGCGGTGAGCAACGTGGCGACGGCGGGCGTGGCGAGCTATGTGGCCGGTATCGCGGGCATCGTCGACGGCTCGGGCGACGCGGCCGGGGCGATCACGCTGGACGGATGCCACAACCACGGCCCGGTGATGACTTCGCTCGGGCTGGGCAACGCCGTGGCGGGAATTACGGCCTCGGTGATGAAGACCGCGGTCAATACGACCATCAGCAACTGCACCAATGCGGGCGAGATCCGGTTTGACAACGCGGGCGCGTCGGCAGCCCACCGCATCGGCGGCATCGTCGCCTACATCGTGGACAGCTGCCCGACGCTGGTGATCGACAACTGCACCAACAAAGGCACCGTCGTCTCGAACATGAACGGCAACTGCTTCATCGGCGGGATCGCGGGCGTGAACTATGCGGCGGCGATCCGGGATTGCACGAACGAAGCCGAGGTGAAATTCGTGCAGGCCAATGCCGCAGGCGCGGGTTACCTCTGCATCGGCGGCATCGCGGGGCAGACGTACAGCGGGGCGAAGGTCACGGGGTGTGCCAACAGGGCGGCCGTCAGCTCCGACAAACTGCAGGTGACCCGCATCGGCGGTATCGTCGGTACGCACAACGCCAGCACGATAGACGACTGTTCGAACAGCGGCGACATCACCCTGGCCTATACGGCGACGGCCAACAACTGGGAGGCCGCAGGCGGCATCGTGGGTTTCTACGACGGCACGGACGGCACGGCGGTGACCAACGGCTGCACGAACAGCGGCAAGGTCTGGGCGACGGTAAATTCCAGCAACGCCAATATCGGCGCCGGAGGCATCGCGGGCATCATCAAGTCGGGCAATGCGACCAACAACACCAACGACGGTGCGGTCTGGATGCACAATGCCCAGGCGGGCAAGAGCTCCTATGCGGGCGGCATCGTCGGCTACGACTACAATACCAAGGACAAGTCGGCCGTCACGGGCAATGTCAACAACGGTGCGGTACAGGCCACTGTCGAGGGCACTTCGGCGCTGCTGGCGGCCGGGGGCATCATCGGGCGCAACGACGTGGGCGCCGTGTCCGGATGCAGGAATTTCGGCGCGGTGGCATGTGCGCTGCATGCGGGGGCACTCGTGGGCTGGAACAAGAAAAGCGTGGAGGACAGCGCCGCAGGCGGTTCGGTGAACGGCACGGCACTCACCGGGACGAACTATGCGGAACTGGCGGTCGGCTTCCAGGACGGGGGCTCGTCGTCGGGCATCACCTTCGGGGAGAAATAG
- a CDS encoding SusC/RagA family TonB-linked outer membrane protein: MKRVLTTLLKSVCIIALVLCGMDAQAQGNLVTGAVRDAKGEPVIGATVIVKGTATGATSGADGRYSIQAGPDATLEFSFIGYKKQEVPVGTRSVIDVVLEEDALMVDDVVVIGYGTQSRRTITAAVSKVDGEKLVGAPVNSIGDALKGRVGGVRVSSADNQPGSDPVFLIRGGSSINQSNAPIIIIDGVNREMTGLNPNDIESIEVLKDAASAGIYGARASNGVILITTKKGSMARGPQVTFEAQAAWTSPAVRFDLMNGGDYLRTMRTMLNEYPSTYAYGSGILTGANSAGIGNGDNSVWTPKFVDTPADVPAGWKVMVDPIDHSKLIAYQDNDQQKQWFDDSYWMNYYVGVNGGNDKVQYAASAGYTKDGGIGINTDFSRFTFHGNTSFKILRNLKATTVFDYSETKGNTLPSSGIATYWTTVGRGMFMPATHRDYLDDGTPAQGTNNTTISAAWFDRYYTSNYTARRMTANFNLEWEIVDGLRAVMQVANHNYYRIDNQRLAGNAISNQRRTYEKWGQTNRFSTQGYLNYRKTFAQDHTIEGTVGFDYMKNTVNGLSLTVTGADSDKVPTLAAGTDATGWADTNTNEALSSYFGRLNYDYKKKYLFMFTFRADGSSKFAEGNRWGYFPAASAGWVVSEEKFWNVRNFNSFKIRASYGLTGNNYIGLYDAYGGFGATSIYNGASAILPTALPNMRLKWETTHQLDIGVDMGFFNDRIRLMADYYNKKTTDLLFSVTLPDTSGYGSARQNVGSVRFYGAEVELSTVNIQSKNFTWTTDFTYSFNMNKVLSLPDEYRYKDVDGKDAWRIGGYTMSETGFRFGGTAVGERMGRIYGYKTAYIIETEAQADAALYDVNSHGIRRSDGRSIAGRKDIGDYEWLNRAGSARTADGSEQINDEDMFLLGYVTPHSTGGMNNTFKYRNLSLSVYVDYALGHSVYNYMYTRGLQTSMGNCNWNLIYDANDCWQKPGDNTKLARLSANDADGGNKNYSRISDINVQKGDYLCLRDVTLSYSFPKRWIGKLGLGNLTVSVSGNTLVYWTKVKGVSPESAVASSGSSTGMYSAVNTSSADYNIYPPTRKVMFSLKATF, from the coding sequence ATGAAAAGAGTCCTTACGACACTTTTGAAAAGTGTATGTATAATTGCTCTGGTGTTGTGCGGGATGGACGCGCAGGCGCAGGGCAACCTCGTAACGGGTGCGGTCAGGGATGCGAAGGGCGAACCGGTGATCGGCGCCACCGTCATCGTGAAGGGAACCGCAACCGGCGCGACATCCGGGGCCGACGGCCGCTATTCGATCCAGGCGGGCCCCGATGCGACGCTCGAATTCAGCTTCATAGGCTACAAGAAACAGGAGGTGCCCGTAGGTACCCGCTCGGTGATCGACGTTGTGCTCGAAGAGGATGCGCTGATGGTGGACGACGTGGTGGTGATCGGTTACGGCACGCAGTCGCGCCGCACGATCACGGCCGCAGTTTCGAAGGTGGACGGCGAGAAACTTGTCGGCGCCCCGGTCAACTCCATCGGCGATGCCCTGAAGGGACGTGTCGGCGGCGTGCGCGTATCGTCGGCCGACAACCAGCCGGGTTCCGACCCCGTGTTCCTGATCCGCGGCGGTTCGTCGATCAACCAGTCGAACGCCCCGATCATCATCATCGACGGCGTGAACCGTGAAATGACCGGCCTGAACCCCAACGACATCGAGTCGATCGAGGTGCTGAAGGACGCCGCTTCGGCGGGTATCTACGGCGCCCGCGCCTCGAACGGCGTAATCCTCATCACGACCAAGAAGGGCAGCATGGCACGGGGCCCGCAGGTGACATTCGAGGCGCAGGCCGCATGGACTTCGCCTGCCGTGAGGTTCGACCTGATGAACGGCGGCGACTACCTGCGCACGATGCGCACGATGCTGAACGAATACCCTTCGACCTACGCCTACGGCTCGGGCATCCTGACGGGCGCCAACTCCGCCGGCATCGGCAACGGCGACAATTCGGTGTGGACGCCCAAATTCGTGGATACGCCGGCCGATGTCCCCGCAGGCTGGAAGGTGATGGTCGACCCCATCGACCACTCGAAACTGATCGCCTACCAGGACAACGACCAGCAGAAGCAATGGTTCGACGACTCGTACTGGATGAACTACTACGTCGGCGTGAACGGCGGCAACGACAAGGTGCAGTATGCCGCGTCGGCCGGCTACACGAAGGACGGCGGCATCGGCATCAACACCGATTTCTCGCGTTTCACCTTCCACGGCAACACCTCGTTCAAGATACTCAGGAACCTGAAGGCGACGACCGTGTTCGACTACTCGGAAACGAAGGGCAACACGCTCCCCTCGTCGGGTATCGCCACCTACTGGACGACCGTGGGCCGCGGCATGTTCATGCCTGCCACGCACCGCGACTACCTGGACGACGGCACGCCCGCCCAGGGAACCAACAACACGACCATCTCGGCCGCATGGTTCGACCGTTACTATACGAGCAACTACACGGCACGCCGCATGACGGCCAATTTCAACCTCGAATGGGAAATCGTCGACGGGCTGCGCGCCGTGATGCAGGTTGCCAACCACAACTATTACAGGATCGACAACCAGCGCCTGGCGGGCAACGCAATCTCCAACCAGCGCCGCACCTACGAGAAGTGGGGGCAGACCAACCGCTTCAGCACGCAGGGCTACCTGAACTACCGCAAGACCTTCGCGCAGGATCATACGATCGAGGGCACGGTCGGGTTTGACTACATGAAAAACACGGTCAACGGCCTTTCGCTGACGGTCACGGGCGCCGATTCGGACAAGGTGCCGACGCTGGCCGCAGGGACGGACGCCACGGGCTGGGCGGACACCAACACCAACGAGGCGCTCTCCTCCTATTTCGGGCGTCTGAACTACGACTACAAGAAGAAGTACCTCTTCATGTTCACGTTCCGCGCCGACGGCTCGTCGAAATTCGCCGAGGGAAACCGCTGGGGATATTTCCCTGCGGCGTCGGCCGGCTGGGTGGTCTCGGAGGAGAAATTCTGGAACGTGCGCAATTTCAACAGCTTCAAGATACGCGCCTCGTACGGCCTGACGGGTAACAACTACATCGGCCTTTACGATGCCTACGGAGGGTTCGGCGCAACGTCGATCTACAACGGTGCGAGCGCCATCCTGCCCACGGCGCTGCCCAACATGAGGCTCAAATGGGAGACCACCCACCAGCTGGACATCGGCGTCGACATGGGATTCTTCAACGACCGCATCCGCCTGATGGCCGACTATTACAACAAGAAGACCACCGACCTGCTCTTCAGCGTCACGCTGCCCGATACGTCGGGTTACGGCTCGGCCCGGCAGAACGTCGGTTCGGTACGCTTCTACGGCGCCGAGGTGGAACTCTCGACGGTGAACATCCAGAGCAAGAACTTCACCTGGACGACCGACTTCACCTACTCGTTCAACATGAACAAGGTGTTGTCGCTCCCCGACGAGTACAGGTACAAGGACGTCGACGGCAAGGATGCATGGCGTATCGGCGGGTACACGATGTCGGAGACGGGATTCCGTTTCGGCGGCACGGCTGTCGGCGAACGCATGGGGCGCATCTACGGCTACAAGACCGCCTACATCATCGAAACCGAGGCGCAGGCCGACGCGGCGCTGTACGACGTCAATTCACACGGCATCCGCCGTTCGGACGGCCGTTCGATCGCCGGCCGCAAGGACATCGGCGACTACGAATGGCTCAACCGCGCCGGGTCGGCGCGTACGGCGGACGGCAGCGAGCAGATCAACGACGAGGACATGTTCCTGCTGGGGTACGTGACGCCCCACTCCACCGGCGGTATGAACAATACCTTCAAGTACAGGAACCTCTCGCTGTCGGTCTACGTCGACTATGCGCTGGGGCACTCGGTCTACAACTACATGTATACGCGCGGCCTGCAAACCTCGATGGGCAACTGCAACTGGAACCTCATCTACGATGCGAACGACTGCTGGCAGAAGCCGGGCGACAACACCAAGCTGGCGCGCCTGTCGGCCAACGACGCCGACGGCGGCAACAAGAACTATTCGCGCATCTCGGACATCAACGTGCAGAAGGGCGATTACCTCTGTCTGCGCGACGTGACGCTGTCGTACAGCTTCCCCAAGCGGTGGATCGGCAAGCTCGGGCTGGGCAACCTGACGGTCTCGGTATCGGGCAACACGCTGGTATACTGGACGAAGGTCAAGGGCGTGTCGCCCGAGTCGGCGGTGGCCTCCTCGGGATCGAGCACGGGCATGTACAGCGCGGTGAACACCAGCTCGGCCGATTATAACATTTACCCACCCACGCGCAAGGTGATGTTCAGCCTGAAGGCCACATTCTGA
- a CDS encoding RNA polymerase sigma-70 factor has product MEKISLISRVRAGDRKAFDELCRKYYAMLVSYARLFLKDDWAEDVVQDVFYNVWQRRETLDDSNSLYKYLLRSVYNRSLNYLDKNRRAGEYGAYYRERIAALGSSYYAPDNSPVVQKLYNDDLRASLDAAIESLPPKCREVFRLSYIEDLSNREIGEQLGISPRTVENHMYAALKQLRRKLSKEQLLLLLSLLFMRGV; this is encoded by the coding sequence ATGGAGAAAATCTCGCTAATATCACGGGTTCGCGCGGGCGACCGCAAGGCGTTCGACGAACTGTGCCGGAAATATTACGCCATGCTGGTTTCCTACGCCCGCCTGTTCCTCAAAGACGACTGGGCCGAGGACGTGGTGCAGGACGTGTTCTACAACGTATGGCAGCGGCGGGAGACGCTCGACGATTCGAACTCGCTGTACAAGTACCTGCTGCGTTCGGTCTACAACCGCTCGCTCAACTACCTGGACAAGAACAGGCGCGCCGGTGAATACGGCGCCTACTACCGGGAGCGCATCGCCGCGCTGGGCAGTTCGTACTATGCACCCGACAACAGCCCCGTCGTGCAGAAACTCTACAACGACGACCTGCGCGCCAGCCTCGATGCGGCCATCGAGTCGCTGCCGCCCAAATGCCGCGAAGTGTTCCGTCTGAGCTACATCGAAGACCTTTCGAACCGCGAGATCGGCGAGCAGCTGGGCATTTCGCCCCGCACGGTGGAAAACCACATGTATGCGGCGCTCAAGCAACTGCGCCGGAAACTCTCCAAGGAACAACTGTTGCTGCTGCTTTCGCTGCTCTTCATGCGGGGCGTATAG
- a CDS encoding PHP domain-containing protein yields MRKNLTLAFFALFCALTAAAQLHNDDVHVHQAVSRQNYRQYLRIPDIGGYITLKCDFHVHSDISDGQVWPVGRVNEAWNDGLDAIAMTDHIEVHKNADIIRCGLNKPYELAKARGDMIGMIVIPGAEITRKKPLGHICTLFIRDADKLDVEDEMQAVEEACRQGAFLLWNHPGYPDRKSDIYPVHERLIAQGKLRGVEVFNKTESYPRAFDYAVQYGLVPFANSDIHYMSGSIYPVRGSRPMTLVFATARTAGAIHEALLAGRALACFDGNLMGRGEYIGQMIDAALEIREIRQVSKTKRTFEIANKSDLRFAVRPASYDYPMPVYAGQVLRIDITQGEEVEFTNCILGKGRYYTRIFWE; encoded by the coding sequence ATGAGAAAAAACCTTACCCTCGCATTTTTTGCCCTTTTCTGTGCCCTGACCGCCGCCGCACAACTGCATAACGACGATGTCCACGTCCATCAGGCCGTCAGCCGCCAGAACTACCGCCAATACCTCCGCATACCCGACATCGGCGGCTATATCACGCTCAAATGCGATTTCCACGTCCATTCCGACATCTCCGACGGACAGGTGTGGCCCGTCGGCCGGGTCAACGAAGCGTGGAACGACGGACTGGACGCGATCGCCATGACCGACCACATCGAGGTGCACAAGAACGCCGACATTATCCGTTGCGGCCTCAATAAACCCTACGAACTGGCCAAGGCACGCGGCGACATGATCGGGATGATCGTGATCCCCGGTGCGGAAATCACCCGCAAGAAGCCGTTGGGGCACATCTGCACGCTCTTTATCCGGGATGCCGACAAACTCGACGTCGAGGACGAGATGCAGGCCGTCGAGGAGGCCTGCCGCCAGGGCGCCTTCCTGCTGTGGAACCATCCCGGCTACCCCGACCGGAAAAGCGACATCTATCCCGTCCACGAACGCCTGATCGCCCAGGGCAAACTCCGCGGCGTCGAGGTGTTCAACAAGACCGAATCCTATCCCCGCGCATTCGACTACGCGGTTCAGTACGGCCTCGTGCCGTTCGCCAACAGCGACATACATTATATGAGCGGGAGCATCTATCCCGTGCGCGGCAGCCGTCCGATGACCCTGGTCTTCGCCACCGCCCGCACGGCCGGGGCGATCCACGAAGCACTCCTCGCCGGGCGGGCCCTGGCCTGCTTCGACGGCAACCTGATGGGGCGCGGGGAGTACATCGGCCAGATGATAGACGCTGCGCTCGAAATCCGCGAGATACGCCAGGTCAGCAAGACCAAACGCACGTTCGAGATCGCCAACAAGTCCGACCTGCGTTTCGCCGTCCGTCCGGCCTCCTACGACTATCCCATGCCCGTCTATGCGGGGCAGGTGCTGCGCATCGACATCACACAGGGCGAGGAGGTCGAATTCACGAACTGCATCCTCGGCAAGGGCAGGTATTACACCCGCATATTCTGGGAATAG
- a CDS encoding mannitol-1-phosphate 5-dehydrogenase: MKKAIQFGAGNIGRGFIGAVLEQAGYHVVFADVNEQVVARINSDRAYTVQIMDTVCEQMRITDISAMDSRSPELAAQIAGAELVTTAVGLTVLPRIAGAIAAGIAARRDAGVTEPLNVIACENGVRATTQLREAVLKHLDGAQRDWCEQYVGFPDCSVDRIVPPVKSENPIDVVVERFFEWNVERAAFKGAVPEIPGMNPADNLIAYIERKLFTLNTGHAITAYLGRMKGYMTICQSISDEHIHTIVKAAMRESGRGLVALYGFDRDAHFAYIDKIIGRFRNPYLCDDVTRVGREPLRKLSAGDRLVRPILTARRYGIGTPDLLLGVGAALHYDNPEDVQSVEMRRLVEKEGVKAALARIASLPDTDPLLPLAAQAYDEVERIIAKIPEAQ; the protein is encoded by the coding sequence ATGAAGAAAGCTATTCAATTCGGAGCCGGGAACATCGGCCGCGGATTTATCGGCGCCGTGCTGGAACAGGCGGGCTACCATGTGGTATTCGCCGATGTGAACGAACAGGTCGTCGCGAGGATCAACTCGGACAGGGCCTATACGGTTCAGATCATGGACACGGTCTGCGAGCAGATGCGCATTACCGACATTTCGGCAATGGACTCCCGGAGCCCGGAACTTGCCGCCCAGATCGCCGGGGCGGAACTCGTCACCACGGCGGTGGGGCTGACCGTGCTGCCCCGCATCGCCGGGGCCATCGCGGCGGGTATCGCCGCACGCAGGGATGCAGGCGTCACCGAACCGCTCAATGTCATCGCCTGCGAAAACGGCGTCCGCGCCACCACACAGCTCCGGGAGGCTGTCCTTAAGCACCTCGACGGGGCCCAGCGTGACTGGTGCGAGCAGTACGTCGGCTTCCCCGACTGCTCGGTCGACCGCATCGTGCCGCCGGTCAAGAGCGAGAACCCGATCGACGTGGTCGTCGAACGCTTCTTCGAATGGAACGTCGAGCGCGCCGCATTCAAGGGCGCCGTGCCCGAAATCCCCGGCATGAATCCGGCCGACAACCTGATCGCCTATATCGAGCGCAAGCTCTTCACGCTCAATACCGGCCACGCCATCACGGCTTACCTGGGACGGATGAAAGGCTACATGACCATCTGCCAGAGCATCTCCGACGAACATATCCATACCATCGTGAAAGCCGCCATGCGCGAAAGCGGACGGGGGCTGGTGGCGCTCTACGGCTTCGACCGCGACGCCCACTTCGCCTATATCGACAAGATCATCGGGCGCTTCCGCAACCCCTACCTCTGCGACGACGTGACCCGCGTGGGACGCGAGCCGCTGCGCAAGCTTTCGGCAGGCGACCGCCTCGTCAGGCCCATCCTCACGGCCCGCCGCTACGGTATCGGCACGCCCGACCTGCTGCTGGGCGTCGGCGCCGCGCTGCATTACGACAACCCCGAGGACGTGCAGAGCGTGGAAATGCGCCGTCTGGTCGAAAAAGAGGGTGTCAAGGCCGCCCTGGCCCGCATCGCCTCCCTTCCCGACACCGACCCGCTGCTGCCGCTCGCCGCACAGGCCTACGACGAAGTGGAACGTATCATCGCCAAAATCCCCGAAGCACAATGA
- a CDS encoding glycerophosphodiester phosphodiesterase family protein has protein sequence MKRPSPLLLLLAVCCAAVLPACAQAPIPHAVRIGSIEELQAYFTYDPGRDIIVSGHRGGMMPGYPENCIESCEKTLSMMPTFFEVDFSFTRDSVMVLMHDLTIDRTTTGKGRVADYTYEELQQFCLVDRDRNVTPYKIPRLKDLLEWGKDKVVFNFDNKYINTKGVSDQVRRASLDYYIEQLQPGGDWSMYHNIMLSVRSIEEALYYWEHGIRNVMFCVEISSMEHFRAYDASPIPWKYIMAYIRLAVNPDLQPVYDLLHAEGVMTMTSITGSSDKVKNPYDRRVAYLRELVAEPDIIETDYPSEFIGLPWSRDAIHALQEAAMRSHRTNLK, from the coding sequence ATGAAAAGACCGAGCCCCCTTCTCCTGCTCCTGGCCGTATGCTGCGCCGCCGTGCTGCCCGCGTGCGCCCAGGCCCCGATACCGCACGCCGTGCGGATCGGGTCGATCGAAGAACTGCAAGCCTATTTCACCTATGACCCCGGCCGTGACATCATCGTCAGCGGACACCGCGGGGGCATGATGCCCGGCTATCCCGAAAACTGCATCGAATCGTGCGAAAAGACGCTGTCGATGATGCCGACCTTCTTCGAGGTCGACTTCAGCTTCACCCGCGACAGCGTCATGGTACTGATGCACGACCTGACGATCGACCGCACGACCACCGGCAAGGGGCGTGTGGCCGACTATACCTACGAAGAGCTGCAACAGTTCTGCCTCGTAGACCGCGACCGCAACGTCACCCCCTACAAGATCCCGCGCCTGAAAGACCTGCTGGAATGGGGCAAGGACAAAGTCGTCTTCAATTTCGACAACAAGTACATCAACACCAAGGGCGTGAGCGACCAGGTGCGCCGCGCCAGCCTCGACTACTATATCGAGCAGTTGCAGCCGGGCGGCGACTGGTCGATGTACCACAACATCATGCTGAGCGTCCGCTCCATCGAAGAGGCGCTCTACTACTGGGAGCACGGCATCCGCAACGTCATGTTCTGCGTCGAGATCAGCTCGATGGAACATTTCAGGGCTTACGACGCATCGCCCATCCCCTGGAAATACATCATGGCCTATATCCGCCTGGCCGTAAACCCCGACCTGCAACCGGTCTACGACCTGCTGCACGCCGAGGGCGTCATGACGATGACCTCGATCACCGGCTCGTCCGACAAGGTGAAAAACCCCTACGACCGCCGTGTGGCCTACCTGCGCGAGCTGGTCGCCGAACCCGACATCATCGAGACCGACTACCCGTCGGAATTCATCGGCCTGCCGTGGTCGCGCGATGCAATCCACGCCCTACAGGAAGCTGCGATGCGCAGCCACCGCACCAACCTGAAGTAA